A part of Hippea maritima DSM 10411 genomic DNA contains:
- the recR gene encoding recombination mediator RecR, which yields MKLLDELSLYLKNIPGIGEKNASKYAFWLAEHKDKANSISKLLKEISEKVKSCRLCYNLTANENGICDICSDKSRDHETVCVVETIENLLEIETANVYNGLYFILGGVISPIYGIDSIIKRIDYLVSRILKEQKKELILVISPTTEGELTMQYIKEKLKPSNIKITKVAIGVPAGADINYINKKTLIEAFKMRTVA from the coding sequence TTGAAATTATTGGATGAGTTGAGCTTATATTTAAAAAATATACCAGGCATAGGAGAGAAAAACGCTTCAAAGTATGCTTTCTGGTTAGCAGAACACAAAGATAAAGCAAACTCTATATCTAAACTACTAAAAGAAATATCTGAAAAGGTCAAATCATGCAGACTTTGTTATAATCTAACCGCAAACGAAAATGGTATATGTGATATATGTTCCGATAAATCGCGCGACCATGAAACCGTATGCGTAGTTGAAACTATTGAAAATTTACTTGAAATAGAGACGGCAAATGTATATAATGGACTTTACTTTATACTGGGGGGAGTTATTTCACCTATATACGGAATAGATAGCATTATAAAACGTATAGATTATTTAGTAAGCAGAATACTAAAAGAACAAAAGAAAGAACTCATCTTGGTAATCAGTCCTACAACAGAGGGGGAGTTGACTATGCAATACATAAAAGAAAAACTGAAACCGTCCAATATTAAAATCACAAAGGTTGCAATAGGTGTGCCTGCTGGTGCGGACATAAACTATATAAACAAAAAAACACTCATAGAAGCATTCAAAATGAGAACTGTTGCATAA
- a CDS encoding YbaB/EbfC family nucleoid-associated protein: protein MAKGFGGMDLNSLMAQAKKIQKQIAKAQEEAAKETVEVSVGGGMVSVSANGLGEIVDIKISKEIVDPEDIETLEDLVLSGVNEAIRKAKQQMDEKIAALTGGLNIPGMF from the coding sequence ATGGCAAAGGGTTTCGGCGGAATGGACTTAAACTCTTTAATGGCTCAAGCAAAAAAGATCCAGAAACAGATAGCAAAGGCTCAAGAAGAAGCTGCTAAAGAAACGGTTGAGGTAAGCGTGGGCGGCGGTATGGTATCCGTTTCCGCAAATGGTTTAGGTGAAATAGTTGATATAAAAATCTCAAAAGAAATAGTGGACCCTGAGGATATAGAAACACTTGAAGATTTGGTTCTTTCGGGTGTAAATGAGGCTATAAGGAAGGCAAAACAACAGATGGATGAGAAAATAGCAGCACTCACAGGGGGTCTTAATATTCCCGGTATGTTTTAA